One window from the genome of Streptomyces sp. WZ-12 encodes:
- a CDS encoding cytochrome P450 has protein sequence MHCPALPDGFDFTDPDVYQSRVPLPEFARLRRTAPVWWNAQPHGIAGFGDDGYWVVTRHQDVKEVSTTPEVFSANLNTSIIRFNQAISRDQIEVQKLIMLNMDPPEHTRVRQIVQRGFTPRAVRALADALRRRAEHIVEEARNKETGNFVTDVACELPLQAIAELIGIPQEDRARIFDWSNKMIAYDDPELAITEEVGANAAMELIGYAMNLAAARKECPAKDIVSRLVAAEHEGNLGSDEFGFFVLLLAVAGNETTRNAITHGMHAFLTHPEQWELYQRERPATAAEEIVRWATPVVSFQRTATQDTELGGARIKKGQRVGIFYSSANHDPDVFDHPEVFDITRDPNPHLGFGGGGPHFCLGKSLAVLEIDLIFNALADAVPGISLAGDPRRLRSAWLNGVKELRVRYR, from the coding sequence ATGCACTGCCCCGCGCTGCCCGATGGGTTCGACTTCACGGACCCCGACGTCTACCAGTCCCGGGTCCCGCTCCCGGAGTTCGCACGGCTGCGCCGGACCGCACCGGTGTGGTGGAACGCCCAACCGCACGGCATCGCCGGCTTCGGCGACGACGGCTACTGGGTCGTCACCCGCCACCAGGACGTCAAGGAGGTCTCCACCACACCGGAGGTCTTCTCGGCCAACCTCAACACCTCGATCATCCGCTTCAATCAGGCCATCTCCCGCGACCAGATCGAGGTCCAGAAACTGATCATGCTGAACATGGACCCGCCCGAGCACACCCGGGTCCGGCAGATCGTGCAGCGCGGCTTCACCCCGCGGGCCGTCCGCGCCCTTGCGGACGCCCTCCGCCGACGGGCCGAGCACATCGTCGAGGAGGCCCGGAACAAGGAGACCGGCAACTTCGTCACCGACGTCGCCTGCGAACTCCCCCTCCAGGCGATCGCCGAGCTCATCGGCATCCCACAGGAGGACCGAGCCCGGATCTTCGACTGGTCGAACAAGATGATCGCCTACGACGACCCGGAGTTGGCCATCACCGAGGAGGTCGGCGCCAACGCGGCGATGGAGCTGATCGGGTACGCGATGAACCTCGCCGCGGCCCGCAAGGAGTGTCCGGCCAAGGACATCGTCAGCCGGCTGGTGGCCGCCGAGCACGAGGGCAACCTCGGCTCCGACGAGTTCGGGTTCTTCGTGCTGCTGCTGGCGGTGGCCGGCAACGAGACCACCCGCAACGCCATCACCCACGGCATGCACGCCTTCCTCACCCACCCCGAACAGTGGGAGCTCTACCAGCGCGAGCGCCCGGCGACCGCCGCCGAGGAGATCGTGCGCTGGGCGACCCCGGTGGTCTCCTTCCAGCGCACCGCCACCCAGGACACCGAACTGGGCGGCGCGCGCATCAAGAAGGGCCAGCGGGTGGGGATCTTCTACTCCTCCGCCAACCACGACCCGGACGTCTTCGACCACCCCGAGGTCTTCGACATCACCCGCGACCCCAACCCGCACCTGGGCTTCGGCGGCGGCGGACCGCACTTCTGCCTCGGCAAGTCCCTCGCCGTCCTGGAGATCGACCTGATCTTCAACGCCCTCGC
- a CDS encoding steroid 3-ketoacyl-CoA thiolase — MAAEPVIVEAVRTPIGKRQGALANLHPAYLLGETYRELLARTGLQPDCVEQIVGGTVTHAGEQSMNPARNAWLTMGLPYETAATTVDCQCGSSQQANHMVANMIAGGVIDIGIGCGVEAMSRVPLGSGSKHGPGKPWPEEWNVDLPNQFEAAERIARHRGLTRENVDALGLLSQERAATAWAEERFKRETFAVQVPTTEDEQAAGHGMWRLVDRDEGLRDTTMAALAGLKPVMPTAVHTAGNSSQISDGAAALLWASKKMARALRLTPRARIVAQALVGADPHYHLDGPIDATRAVLGKAGMSLKDIDLVEINEAFASVVLSWAQVFDQDLAKVNVNGGAIALGHPVGATGARLLTTALHELERRDKEFALITMCAGGALATATIIQRL, encoded by the coding sequence ATGGCCGCCGAACCCGTCATCGTCGAAGCCGTACGCACCCCCATCGGCAAGCGCCAGGGCGCGCTCGCCAACCTCCACCCCGCCTACCTCCTGGGCGAGACGTACCGCGAACTCCTCGCCCGCACCGGCCTCCAGCCCGACTGCGTCGAGCAGATCGTCGGCGGCACCGTCACCCACGCCGGCGAACAGTCCATGAACCCCGCCCGCAACGCCTGGCTCACCATGGGCCTGCCCTACGAGACCGCGGCCACCACCGTCGACTGCCAGTGCGGCTCCTCCCAGCAGGCCAACCACATGGTCGCCAACATGATCGCCGGCGGCGTCATCGACATCGGCATCGGCTGCGGCGTCGAGGCGATGTCCCGCGTCCCCCTCGGCAGCGGCTCCAAGCACGGCCCCGGCAAGCCCTGGCCCGAGGAGTGGAACGTCGACCTGCCCAACCAGTTCGAGGCCGCCGAACGCATCGCCCGCCACCGCGGCCTCACCCGGGAGAACGTCGACGCCCTCGGCCTGCTCTCCCAGGAGCGCGCCGCCACCGCCTGGGCCGAGGAACGCTTCAAGCGCGAGACCTTCGCCGTCCAGGTCCCCACCACCGAGGACGAACAGGCCGCCGGGCACGGCATGTGGCGCCTCGTCGACCGCGACGAGGGACTCCGCGACACCACCATGGCGGCCCTCGCCGGCCTCAAGCCCGTCATGCCCACCGCCGTCCACACCGCCGGCAACTCCTCCCAGATCTCCGACGGCGCCGCCGCGCTGCTGTGGGCCTCCAAGAAGATGGCCCGCGCCCTCCGCCTCACCCCGCGCGCCCGGATCGTCGCCCAGGCCCTCGTCGGCGCCGACCCCCACTACCACCTCGACGGGCCGATCGACGCCACCCGCGCCGTCCTCGGCAAGGCCGGCATGTCCCTCAAGGACATCGACCTCGTCGAGATCAACGAGGCGTTCGCCTCCGTCGTCCTCTCCTGGGCCCAGGTCTTCGACCAGGACCTCGCCAAGGTCAACGTTAACGGCGGCGCCATCGCCCTCGGCCACCCCGTCGGCGCCACCGGCGCCCGCCTGCTCACCACCGCCCTGCACGAACTGGAGCGCCGCGACAAGGAGTTCGCCCTGATCACCATGTGCGCCGGCGGCGCACTGGCCACCGCGACGATCATCCAGCGCCTGTAG
- a CDS encoding ECF transporter S component, which yields MRAPVGRVRAVRLGPRSVVALCLVSAIGVVAFGWPLLAGSGSGLAHSQDAPWLFAALLPLLLAVVVATIADGSSGAAGGTPGLDAKAIAMLGVLAAAGAALRPLGAGTAGIEPMFFLMVLSGRVLGPGFGFVLGSVAMFASALLTGGVGPWMPFQMLSMGWVAMGAGLLPGAGRWRGRRELVMLAGYGAVASVAYGTVMNLQGWPYIGGLASGVSFVPGDPLSANLPRFLAYCLATSLGWDLPRAVVTVVCTLTLGGTVLRALRRATRRAAFEAPVAFAGPSGGSAAAPTASGPVDRPAQDGRATGAG from the coding sequence GTGAGGGCGCCGGTGGGCCGGGTGCGGGCGGTCCGGCTCGGGCCGCGGTCGGTGGTGGCGCTGTGCCTGGTGTCGGCGATCGGGGTGGTGGCCTTCGGGTGGCCGTTGTTGGCCGGTTCCGGGTCGGGGTTGGCGCATTCGCAGGATGCGCCGTGGTTGTTCGCCGCGTTGTTGCCGTTGCTGTTGGCGGTGGTGGTGGCGACGATCGCGGACGGTTCTTCGGGGGCGGCCGGGGGGACGCCGGGGCTGGACGCGAAGGCGATCGCGATGTTGGGGGTGTTGGCGGCGGCGGGGGCGGCGTTGCGGCCGTTGGGCGCGGGCACGGCGGGGATCGAGCCGATGTTCTTCCTGATGGTGCTGTCGGGGCGGGTGTTGGGGCCGGGGTTCGGCTTCGTGCTGGGGTCGGTGGCGATGTTCGCGTCGGCGCTGTTGACGGGTGGGGTGGGCCCGTGGATGCCGTTCCAGATGTTGTCGATGGGGTGGGTGGCGATGGGGGCGGGGTTGCTGCCGGGTGCCGGGCGGTGGCGCGGGCGCCGGGAGTTGGTGATGTTGGCGGGGTACGGGGCGGTGGCGTCGGTGGCCTACGGGACGGTGATGAATCTCCAGGGGTGGCCGTACATCGGCGGGCTGGCGTCCGGGGTCTCGTTCGTGCCGGGTGATCCGCTGTCGGCCAACCTGCCGCGGTTCCTGGCGTATTGCCTGGCGACGTCGTTGGGGTGGGACCTGCCGCGGGCGGTGGTGACGGTGGTGTGCACGCTGACGCTCGGGGGGACGGTGCTCAGGGCGCTGCGCCGGGCCACCCGCCGGGCGGCGTTCGAGGCACCGGTGGCGTTTGCGGGGCCGTCGGGCGGGTCGGCGGCGGCGCCGACGGCCTCGGGCCCGGTGGACCGGCCGGCGCAGGACGGGCGCGCTACAGGCGCTGGATGA